The Chelonia mydas isolate rCheMyd1 chromosome 3, rCheMyd1.pri.v2, whole genome shotgun sequence genome includes a region encoding these proteins:
- the TMEM200A gene encoding transmembrane protein 200A isoform X1 — MWLQNPHPARSGFTSREAATNPEPKKRFLKKLVDVDSRGVKREKVSREDGAEYRTMIATGGVITGLAALKRQDSARSQHHLNLATSPTSEEKKPVRRRPRADVVIVRGKIRLYSPSGFFLVLGVLISFMGIAMAILGYWPQKEQFLGPEATLALNETQVITNQGGVIFRFFEQHLHSDKMKMLGPFTMGIGIFIFICANAILHENRDKETKVIHMRDIYSTVIDMHSLRIKEQKQLNGAYTALLGESEFKHSGNSCASRLAANTIAPFSGFRSNFRMDSSAEEDEVAINEDKKTSNLLPPLLAEHSGSVFGLYPHTSKATNDKNSSSIKCETKSIVSSSISAFTLPVIKLNNCVIDEPSIDNITEDSEITRSRARNLSMDSLAISLTDTNEPYKPANAMLPRNNSFVEPPSSQFKSSITLGPSTGKLLSPGAARKQFGSNASLHLLSAHSKSLDLEGGPSTLTVQAEQRKHPSWPRLDRSNSKGYMKLENKEDPMDRLLVPQATVKKDFTNKEKLLMISRSHNNLSFEHEEFLSNNLKRGTSETRF, encoded by the coding sequence gGCAGAATATAGAACTATGATAGCAACTGGTGGAGTAATAACAGGGCTGGCAGCCTTAAAGAGGCAAGACTCTGCCAGATCTCAGCATCACCTAAATCTTGCCACATCGCCAACTTCTGAAGAGAAAAAGCCAGTCAGACGCCGGCCCAGGGCTGATGTAGTAATTGTTAGGGGCAAAATCCGACTTTACTCCCCATCAGGATTCTTTCTTGTTTTGGGAGTGCTTATCTCATTCATGGGAATTGCAATGGCTATCCTTGGATACTGGCCACAAAAGGAACAATTTTTAGGTCCTGAAGCTACTCTAGCCTTAAATGAAACCCAGGTCATAACAAACCAAGGTGGAGTTATATTTCGTTTCTTTGAACAACATTTACACTCAGATAAGATGAAAATGTTGGGCCCCTTTACTATGGGcattggaatttttatttttatttgtgcaaATGCCATCCTACATGAAAATCGTGACAAGGAAACAAAAGTCATACATATGAGAGACATATATTCCACTGTAATAGACATGCACAGTCTGAGAATCAAGGAACAAAAGCAGTTGAATGGCGCTTACACTGCTTTATTGGGGGAAAGTGAATTCAAGCATAGTGGGAACTCATGTGCGTCGCGGTTGGCTGCAAACACAATTGCACCTTTCTCTGGCTTCAGGAGTAACTTTCGAATGGACAGTTCGGCTGAAGAAGATGAGGTTGCCATAAATGAAGACAAGAAGACTTCTAACCTTCTACCACCTTTGCTGGCTGAGCATTCTGGCTCTGTCTTTGGACTCTACCCTCACACTAGCAAGGCAACGAATGACAAAAATAGTAGCTCTATAAAGTGTGAAACAAAGTCAATTGTATCATCCTCCATTAGTGCTTTCACACTGCCCGTAATTAAACTAAATAATTGTGTTATTGATGAACCTAGTATAGACAATATCACTGAGGATTCTGAGATCACTAGAAGCCGGGCTAGAAATTTGTCAATGGACTCTCTAGCCATTTCATTAACTGATACCAATGAACCCTACAAACCTGCCAATGCAATGCTACCCCGAAATAATTCATTTGTAGAACCTCCATCCAGTCAGTTCAAATCTTCTATAACTCTTGGACCAAGCACTGGAAAACTTTTATCACCTGGTGCTGCCAGAAAACAATTTGGGTCCAACGCGTCTTTGCATCTTCTGTCTGCACATTCAAAATCCTTGGATTTAGAGGGGGGTCCGTCAACACTCACTGTCCAAGCTGAACAAAGAAAACACCCCAGCTGGCCCAGATTGGATCGAAGCAACAGTAAAGGATACATGAAACTAGAAAACAAAGAGGACCCAATGGATAGGTTACTTGTACCACAAGCCACAGTTAAAAAGGACTTTACTAATAAGGAAAAGCTGCTTATGATTTCAAGATCTCATAATAATTTGAGTTTTGAACATGAAGAGTTTTTGAGTAACAACCTAAAGCGGGGAACTTCTGAAACaagattttaa
- the TMEM200A gene encoding transmembrane protein 200A isoform X2, translated as MIATGGVITGLAALKRQDSARSQHHLNLATSPTSEEKKPVRRRPRADVVIVRGKIRLYSPSGFFLVLGVLISFMGIAMAILGYWPQKEQFLGPEATLALNETQVITNQGGVIFRFFEQHLHSDKMKMLGPFTMGIGIFIFICANAILHENRDKETKVIHMRDIYSTVIDMHSLRIKEQKQLNGAYTALLGESEFKHSGNSCASRLAANTIAPFSGFRSNFRMDSSAEEDEVAINEDKKTSNLLPPLLAEHSGSVFGLYPHTSKATNDKNSSSIKCETKSIVSSSISAFTLPVIKLNNCVIDEPSIDNITEDSEITRSRARNLSMDSLAISLTDTNEPYKPANAMLPRNNSFVEPPSSQFKSSITLGPSTGKLLSPGAARKQFGSNASLHLLSAHSKSLDLEGGPSTLTVQAEQRKHPSWPRLDRSNSKGYMKLENKEDPMDRLLVPQATVKKDFTNKEKLLMISRSHNNLSFEHEEFLSNNLKRGTSETRF; from the coding sequence ATGATAGCAACTGGTGGAGTAATAACAGGGCTGGCAGCCTTAAAGAGGCAAGACTCTGCCAGATCTCAGCATCACCTAAATCTTGCCACATCGCCAACTTCTGAAGAGAAAAAGCCAGTCAGACGCCGGCCCAGGGCTGATGTAGTAATTGTTAGGGGCAAAATCCGACTTTACTCCCCATCAGGATTCTTTCTTGTTTTGGGAGTGCTTATCTCATTCATGGGAATTGCAATGGCTATCCTTGGATACTGGCCACAAAAGGAACAATTTTTAGGTCCTGAAGCTACTCTAGCCTTAAATGAAACCCAGGTCATAACAAACCAAGGTGGAGTTATATTTCGTTTCTTTGAACAACATTTACACTCAGATAAGATGAAAATGTTGGGCCCCTTTACTATGGGcattggaatttttatttttatttgtgcaaATGCCATCCTACATGAAAATCGTGACAAGGAAACAAAAGTCATACATATGAGAGACATATATTCCACTGTAATAGACATGCACAGTCTGAGAATCAAGGAACAAAAGCAGTTGAATGGCGCTTACACTGCTTTATTGGGGGAAAGTGAATTCAAGCATAGTGGGAACTCATGTGCGTCGCGGTTGGCTGCAAACACAATTGCACCTTTCTCTGGCTTCAGGAGTAACTTTCGAATGGACAGTTCGGCTGAAGAAGATGAGGTTGCCATAAATGAAGACAAGAAGACTTCTAACCTTCTACCACCTTTGCTGGCTGAGCATTCTGGCTCTGTCTTTGGACTCTACCCTCACACTAGCAAGGCAACGAATGACAAAAATAGTAGCTCTATAAAGTGTGAAACAAAGTCAATTGTATCATCCTCCATTAGTGCTTTCACACTGCCCGTAATTAAACTAAATAATTGTGTTATTGATGAACCTAGTATAGACAATATCACTGAGGATTCTGAGATCACTAGAAGCCGGGCTAGAAATTTGTCAATGGACTCTCTAGCCATTTCATTAACTGATACCAATGAACCCTACAAACCTGCCAATGCAATGCTACCCCGAAATAATTCATTTGTAGAACCTCCATCCAGTCAGTTCAAATCTTCTATAACTCTTGGACCAAGCACTGGAAAACTTTTATCACCTGGTGCTGCCAGAAAACAATTTGGGTCCAACGCGTCTTTGCATCTTCTGTCTGCACATTCAAAATCCTTGGATTTAGAGGGGGGTCCGTCAACACTCACTGTCCAAGCTGAACAAAGAAAACACCCCAGCTGGCCCAGATTGGATCGAAGCAACAGTAAAGGATACATGAAACTAGAAAACAAAGAGGACCCAATGGATAGGTTACTTGTACCACAAGCCACAGTTAAAAAGGACTTTACTAATAAGGAAAAGCTGCTTATGATTTCAAGATCTCATAATAATTTGAGTTTTGAACATGAAGAGTTTTTGAGTAACAACCTAAAGCGGGGAACTTCTGAAACaagattttaa